The genomic DNA AAAATAGGGCATGAGGAAACGGGGTTATTTATGAGAAAGTTTTCCTGACCGGGGCAAAGGGCCTTATGGCGAGGACTCTAAGCCGGCGTCATGTCTTTATTTTCTACAAAGGTCAGCCCTTCGGCCGGTTCTCCGCAAGCGATGTCATTATCCTGATTGTCATCGCTGTTCTCCTCTATGTGGGCGTGCGGTTGGCGCTGCACGCTCCCAAAATAGTGGAGGGACCTGCTATTTCTCTCTCCCCGCATGCCCTGCCTTACTATACATTCCTCTCCATAAGCCGCATGACGGCAGCCTATGCCCTTTCCTTGCTTTTCACCCTTGTTTACGGCCACATCGCTGCCCACCACCGCCGCGCGGAGCAGGTGATGATGCCGCTGCTGGATATCCTCCAGAGTGTGCCCATCCTCTCCTTCCTGCCAGTAGTCCTCCTGAGTCTGAGCGCCATCCTGCCGGAGCGAATAGCTACCGAACTGGCCTCCATCGTCCTTATTTTCACCAGCCAGGTCTGGAACATGACCTTCGCTTGGTATCAGTCTCTGACGACCATACCTGAAGAACTGCGGGAGGCCAGCGCTATTTTCCGCTTCAGCGGCTGGCTTCGCTTCAAAGTGCTGGAACTTCCATTTGCGGCTATCAGCCTCATCTGGAACAGCATGATGAGCTGGGCCGGGGGCTGGTTCTTCCTGATGGCGGCGGAGATCTTCACCGTGGGGGAACGGGATTTCCGCCTCCCAGGCCTGGGGGCCTACCTCCAAGAAGCAGCCCATCAGGGCAATGTCCAGGCCATCCTCTGGGGTATCGGAACACTGGTCCTGGTCATCGTCGCACTGGACCAGCTGGTCTGGCGCCCTCTTTTGGCTTGGGCCGACCGTTTCAAACTGGAGATGGTGGAAGGGGAAAACCCACCCACTTCCTGGTTCTACAATTTTCTGCGAAACTCTCGCCTGCTGGAACAGTTTTTGCAGAGGATCTGGCGACCGCTGAACGAGCAAGTAGATGCCTGGTTAATCCGCCGCGCCACCATCGCAGAACCTAAGTCCGACCATAAAAGCCAGCCCTGGCTCCTCTACCTGATGGGCCTGCTGATAGTGTTAGGACTGGTCTACGGCATTTCTCGCGCTGCCCTGATGCTATTTACACTGCCCGCAGGCCAGTGGGGGGAAATCGGGCTGGGTGTCCTGATGACCCTGCTGCGGGTATCCGCTTCCCTGCTCATCGCCCTGGCCTGGACGATCCCGGTCGGGGTAATTATAGGCACCAACCGGCGCGCCGCAGCCGTCCTCCAGCCCCTCATTCAGATAGTAGCCTCCATCCCGGCGACAGCCCTCTTCCCGGTTTTCCTGCTTTTCATCGTCGGCCTGCCAGGCGGGCTGAACATTGCGGCTATCATGCTGATGCTTACGGGCACCCAGTGGTATTTGCTCTTCAACGTCATCGCTGGCGCCTCAGCCATCCCGCAGGACCTAAAGTATACTTCCGCTCTCATTGGCCTGAGCCGATGGGAGCGTTGGCGAACGCTGATTCTACCGAGCCTGTTTCCCTACATCATCACCGGAGCCATTACAGCCAGCGGCGGGGCCTGGAACGCCAGCATCGTTGCCGAGTACGTAGAGTTCGGTGGTCGGACGCTCTCCACTATCGGTATTGGCGCCCTCATAGCCCGCGCCACCGCTACCGGCGATTACCATCTGCTTCTGGCCGCCACCCTGACAATGATCCTGACCGTCATCCTCATCAATCGTCTCCTTTGGCGCCGGCTCTACCACCTGGCCGAAGAAAAATATCGTATGGAGTGAACCCATGTCTGCCAGCGACTACCTGCTGGAAGTCCGTCACGTAAGCCAGATCTACCACAGCGGCTCCCGTCAGTTCGTCGCCCTGCAGGACATAAATTTAACC from Anaerolineae bacterium includes the following:
- a CDS encoding ABC transporter permease subunit — translated: MARTLSRRHVFIFYKGQPFGRFSASDVIILIVIAVLLYVGVRLALHAPKIVEGPAISLSPHALPYYTFLSISRMTAAYALSLLFTLVYGHIAAHHRRAEQVMMPLLDILQSVPILSFLPVVLLSLSAILPERIATELASIVLIFTSQVWNMTFAWYQSLTTIPEELREASAIFRFSGWLRFKVLELPFAAISLIWNSMMSWAGGWFFLMAAEIFTVGERDFRLPGLGAYLQEAAHQGNVQAILWGIGTLVLVIVALDQLVWRPLLAWADRFKLEMVEGENPPTSWFYNFLRNSRLLEQFLQRIWRPLNEQVDAWLIRRATIAEPKSDHKSQPWLLYLMGLLIVLGLVYGISRAALMLFTLPAGQWGEIGLGVLMTLLRVSASLLIALAWTIPVGVIIGTNRRAAAVLQPLIQIVASIPATALFPVFLLFIVGLPGGLNIAAIMLMLTGTQWYLLFNVIAGASAIPQDLKYTSALIGLSRWERWRTLILPSLFPYIITGAITASGGAWNASIVAEYVEFGGRTLSTIGIGALIARATATGDYHLLLAATLTMILTVILINRLLWRRLYHLAEEKYRME